One window of Thermocoleostomius sinensis A174 genomic DNA carries:
- the lipB gene encoding lipoyl(octanoyl) transferase LipB, producing the protein MTSRCGWLYEPGLVPYGVAWQWQRSLVSARRQQPTLNDVLMLLQHPPVYTLGQGGRLEHLKFDTANPPHPVHRIERGGEVTFHAPGQLVGYPILNLRYYQPDLHWYLRQLEEVLIQVLALHGLKGERIAGLTGIWVEGCKVAAIGIKVSRWITMHGFSLNVCPDLTGFQSIVPCGIADKPVGSLAQFIPQISLDRVQQQVAIVFEQVFQVRLVSVSPEEMQNIIRD; encoded by the coding sequence TTGACTTCTCGTTGCGGTTGGCTTTATGAACCTGGACTAGTGCCCTATGGGGTAGCTTGGCAATGGCAGCGATCGTTGGTTTCTGCCCGTCGTCAGCAGCCCACATTGAACGATGTGTTAATGCTGTTGCAACACCCGCCCGTCTACACGTTGGGTCAGGGCGGCCGTTTAGAGCACCTAAAGTTTGATACAGCCAATCCGCCCCATCCTGTACACCGAATTGAGCGGGGCGGCGAAGTGACGTTTCATGCCCCCGGACAATTAGTAGGCTATCCCATTCTCAACTTGCGGTACTATCAGCCAGATCTCCATTGGTATCTGCGACAGCTTGAGGAAGTGTTAATTCAGGTCTTGGCGCTCCACGGGCTAAAGGGTGAACGCATTGCTGGATTGACCGGCATTTGGGTCGAGGGCTGTAAGGTTGCGGCGATCGGCATCAAAGTCAGCCGATGGATTACAATGCACGGCTTTTCTCTCAATGTCTGTCCCGACTTGACGGGGTTTCAGTCAATTGTGCCGTGTGGAATCGCCGACAAACCCGTAGGCAGCTTAGCGCAATTTATTCCCCAAATTAGTCTCGATCGGGTGCAGCAGCAAGTTGCGATCGTTTTTGAGCAAGTGTTTCAAGTCAGGCTTGTCTCTGTTTCTCCTGAGGAGATGCAAAACATCATCAGGGACTAG
- a CDS encoding FkbM family methyltransferase — MNQLNDPQWINAKEFLQRYLKPGERMVAPRYFKQEASKLYPYKLTHELTPDYYEWLLLHKGQLQQIDPTFLKQAVTQLNPVFANEVFVILTARSDVPALTNSVHLQPLWQQVNPSLEGGSSFGWRHTLSQPLDRLKQQLADPRIDGLTQQLNAVLDRLIQIERAIKKLNQAIQGQTAARPRPNAPLATLSLEELRSTCRASCQTAYLGDNIILCRVLGNYLVYGDTKDVGIVPHLSLNGFWEPWVTLLMMRTVKPGWYCLDVGANHGYYSVVMASQVGPAGRVIALEPNVHLVKLICKTLEVNGFNDRAKALCKAVSEKAGEVVKLVVPHGQTGHASIYGNARDSDEVMDVETVTIDQLTADWPQVNFIKIDVEGAEENVWRGMQETVRRNPNLAIVLEFGANRYANPRAFLEEIVAAGFILRYIDYDTHPKELSIERCLSDRSDSYWDLFLSRT; from the coding sequence ATGAATCAATTGAATGACCCTCAATGGATAAATGCCAAGGAATTTCTACAGCGATACCTAAAACCTGGCGAACGCATGGTTGCACCTCGCTACTTTAAGCAAGAAGCCTCTAAACTGTATCCTTATAAATTGACTCATGAATTAACGCCCGATTACTATGAGTGGTTGCTTCTTCACAAAGGCCAGTTGCAACAGATTGATCCCACTTTTTTGAAGCAGGCAGTGACTCAACTGAATCCTGTCTTTGCCAATGAAGTGTTTGTAATTTTAACGGCTCGATCGGATGTGCCAGCGTTGACTAATTCTGTGCATTTGCAACCGCTTTGGCAACAGGTGAACCCATCGCTAGAGGGAGGCTCGTCATTTGGATGGCGTCATACTCTGTCACAGCCCCTCGATCGCCTTAAACAACAATTGGCTGATCCTCGGATTGATGGGCTAACGCAACAATTGAATGCAGTCCTCGATCGCTTGATTCAGATAGAGCGAGCTATCAAGAAGCTGAACCAAGCTATCCAAGGGCAAACCGCTGCTCGTCCTCGTCCGAATGCCCCTCTCGCCACGTTGTCGTTGGAAGAGTTGCGATCGACCTGTCGTGCTTCATGCCAGACGGCTTACTTGGGGGATAACATCATTCTGTGCCGGGTCTTAGGAAACTATCTTGTCTACGGCGATACGAAAGATGTGGGCATTGTGCCACATCTAAGCTTGAACGGGTTTTGGGAACCTTGGGTGACATTGCTGATGATGCGCACGGTGAAACCCGGTTGGTATTGTTTAGATGTAGGAGCTAATCATGGTTATTACTCTGTGGTGATGGCCAGCCAAGTTGGCCCCGCCGGACGAGTGATTGCCCTAGAGCCAAATGTTCACTTGGTTAAGCTAATTTGTAAAACTCTGGAAGTGAATGGGTTCAACGATCGAGCCAAAGCATTGTGCAAAGCTGTTTCTGAAAAGGCAGGCGAGGTTGTGAAGCTAGTGGTTCCTCATGGGCAAACAGGCCATGCTTCGATTTATGGCAACGCTAGAGACTCGGATGAAGTCATGGACGTGGAAACGGTGACGATCGATCAACTCACCGCAGACTGGCCACAGGTCAACTTCATCAAAATTGACGTGGAAGGAGCCGAAGAAAACGTTTGGCGTGGAATGCAAGAAACGGTGCGGCGTAACCCTAACCTTGCCATTGTGCTGGAATTTGGCGCTAATCGGTATGCTAATCCCAGAGCGTTTTTAGAAGAAATTGTGGCGGCAGGCTTTATTTTGCGATACATCGACTATGATACCCATCCCAAGGAACTCTCGATCGAACGATGCCTCAGCGATCGATCAGATAGCTACTGGGATTTATTTCTTAGTCGCACCTGA
- the hpf gene encoding ribosome hibernation-promoting factor, HPF/YfiA family encodes MKLVIQGKNIEITDAIREYVHQKIEKAVNHFQTLTTEVDVHLSVARNPRINPKQTAEVTIYANGTVVRAEESSENLYASIDLVSNKIARQLRKYKEKRQDKQHAPVKTAEVLADEPVAPTLVSDRTPELPTEVVRMKYFAMPPMTIQQALEQLELVDHDFYMFRNIETGEINVIYERNHGGYGVIQPRNGNGHTNGKHHSKATHTAHVEAANASRG; translated from the coding sequence ATGAAGCTTGTTATCCAGGGCAAAAATATTGAAATTACCGATGCAATCCGCGAGTATGTACATCAGAAAATTGAGAAGGCTGTTAACCATTTTCAGACATTGACGACGGAAGTTGATGTACATCTGTCGGTGGCCCGCAACCCTCGGATAAACCCCAAGCAAACCGCAGAGGTGACAATCTACGCCAATGGAACTGTGGTTCGTGCAGAGGAAAGCAGCGAAAATCTTTACGCCAGCATTGATTTGGTTTCTAACAAAATCGCTCGACAATTGCGCAAATACAAGGAGAAACGGCAAGACAAACAGCACGCACCCGTGAAAACGGCAGAAGTCCTAGCCGATGAGCCAGTTGCCCCCACGTTGGTAAGCGATCGAACTCCTGAACTGCCTACAGAAGTAGTGCGGATGAAATACTTTGCTATGCCGCCGATGACCATTCAGCAAGCGCTGGAGCAGCTAGAACTGGTAGATCACGACTTCTACATGTTCCGCAATATTGAAACTGGCGAAATCAACGTAATCTATGAACGCAATCATGGTGGCTATGGGGTGATTCAGCCCCGCAATGGCAATGGGCATACTAATGGCAAGCATCACAGTAAAGCGACTCACACGGCCCACGTAGAAGCAGCTAATGCAAGCCGAGGGTAG
- a CDS encoding TIGR04376 family protein, producing MSLFEDFSAFLESRLEEFLRNNPHLELQALEEQLREQEAEAIKLLGDLRLREKRLQDEILTTAQEVQRWHVRIEKAKQAQRFDLVKPAEEREAALLRQGNQLWGQMELVKKRIEQTIELQRQIQIRRQEVRQKVTEAQQAARASYQTQSEQQWQTTGWNQGYRVGYTSVADPLEQTFRQWETDEELEELKRQMGR from the coding sequence ATGAGTTTATTCGAGGACTTCAGCGCCTTCCTAGAAAGTCGTCTGGAGGAGTTTTTGCGCAATAATCCCCACCTAGAACTACAAGCCCTAGAAGAACAACTGCGTGAGCAGGAAGCAGAAGCAATTAAGTTGCTTGGAGATTTGCGCTTGCGGGAAAAACGACTGCAAGATGAAATTTTGACAACGGCGCAAGAAGTACAGCGGTGGCATGTTCGGATTGAGAAAGCTAAGCAAGCCCAGCGTTTTGATCTAGTAAAACCGGCCGAAGAACGGGAAGCGGCCCTACTACGACAAGGCAATCAGCTTTGGGGACAAATGGAACTAGTTAAAAAACGTATCGAGCAGACGATCGAACTACAGCGGCAGATTCAGATCCGTCGGCAAGAAGTACGGCAGAAAGTGACCGAAGCCCAACAAGCTGCCCGCGCCAGTTACCAAACTCAGTCTGAACAGCAATGGCAAACTACTGGATGGAACCAGGGCTATCGGGTTGGCTATACCAGCGTTGCCGATCCCCTAGAACAAACGTTTCGACAGTGGGAAACGGATGAAGAATTGGAAGAATTAAAACGACAAATGGGGCGCTAA
- a CDS encoding GvpL/GvpF family gas vesicle protein, protein MYTYAFLPNSDDPLDLPEGISGSLQLVAVNGIAALVEPGLSLETIQISDDVLMQAVLCHDQVIREMFEQTPLLPLRFGTYFVSRQGLMEHLGAHWTEYLDKLAKLQGQAEYLLKLVPLAAPEFAVPPDLKGKDYFLFKKQDYQTKVDWQRQQRSELEKVLEAMAQRCPQWTCTEPKDGVERIYILSDRQYEPLLQDWVKTWQSFCPRWELSLGEALPPYHFV, encoded by the coding sequence ATGTATACCTATGCATTCTTGCCCAACTCTGATGATCCGCTCGATTTGCCAGAAGGCATTTCGGGATCGTTACAGCTTGTTGCTGTGAATGGCATCGCGGCGTTAGTAGAGCCAGGTTTATCATTGGAAACCATTCAGATCAGCGATGATGTCCTGATGCAGGCAGTGCTCTGTCATGATCAGGTAATTCGAGAGATGTTTGAGCAAACGCCGTTGTTGCCCTTGCGGTTTGGTACTTACTTTGTCTCGCGGCAAGGATTAATGGAGCATCTAGGCGCACACTGGACTGAGTATTTAGATAAACTAGCAAAATTGCAAGGACAGGCAGAATACTTGTTGAAGCTCGTGCCGCTAGCAGCCCCAGAGTTTGCTGTACCGCCTGATCTGAAAGGGAAAGACTATTTTCTGTTTAAAAAACAGGACTATCAAACTAAGGTAGATTGGCAGCGACAACAGCGATCGGAACTGGAAAAAGTACTAGAAGCAATGGCTCAACGTTGCCCTCAGTGGACGTGCACAGAACCCAAAGATGGAGTAGAACGAATTTATATTTTGAGCGATCGGCAGTACGAGCCACTGTTGCAGGATTGGGTAAAAACGTGGCAATCGTTTTGTCCGCGATGGGAGCTCAGTTTAGGTGAAGCGTTGCCGCCCTATCACTTTGTGTAG
- a CDS encoding LL-diaminopimelate aminotransferase has translation MQFAQRLAPLQSNVFADMDHAKAKAKATGKEILDLSLGSSDLPTPNHILEAIAQSLPDARTHGYLLYHGTRSFRQAAAQWYTQKFGIAVDPETEVLQLIGSQEGTAHLPLAILNPGDFALLQDPGYPSHAGGVYLASGQIYPMPLLAENGFLPVLADIPAPVLAQARMMVLSYPHNPTTAVAPLRFFQEAVAFCQQHNLVLVHDFPYADLVFDGAKPPSVLQADPDKTVSIEFFTMSKSYNMGGFRVGYAIGNADLIRALRQVKAAVDFNQYLGILNGATAALTGPQTHVTMAVETFRQRRDAFVQAMHRIGWTVPIPTATMYIWAKLPEAWGEDSIGFCTQLVEATGVAISPGAGFGKSGEGYVRFALVHEPAVLETAIDRIHQFLQ, from the coding sequence ATTCAATTCGCTCAACGTTTGGCTCCGCTGCAATCAAATGTATTCGCCGATATGGATCACGCCAAGGCGAAGGCGAAAGCAACTGGAAAAGAAATTCTAGATCTGTCGCTTGGTTCCTCTGATTTGCCAACTCCAAATCATATCCTAGAGGCGATCGCTCAATCGCTGCCAGACGCCCGCACGCATGGATATTTGTTGTATCACGGAACGCGATCGTTTCGACAAGCCGCGGCACAGTGGTATACCCAAAAGTTTGGCATTGCCGTTGATCCAGAGACAGAAGTACTGCAACTGATTGGCTCACAGGAGGGAACAGCGCATCTGCCGTTAGCTATTCTTAATCCTGGTGATTTCGCCTTACTGCAAGATCCAGGATATCCCTCCCATGCCGGAGGCGTGTATCTGGCCAGTGGACAAATTTATCCCATGCCGTTGTTGGCAGAAAATGGGTTTTTGCCAGTGCTGGCAGATATTCCTGCCCCCGTATTAGCACAAGCACGGATGATGGTACTGAGCTATCCCCATAACCCCACGACGGCTGTTGCTCCATTGCGTTTCTTTCAAGAAGCCGTTGCCTTTTGTCAACAGCACAATTTAGTGCTGGTCCATGATTTCCCCTATGCCGATTTGGTATTCGACGGAGCAAAGCCGCCATCAGTGCTACAGGCTGATCCTGATAAAACGGTTTCGATCGAATTTTTTACCATGTCTAAGTCCTACAACATGGGCGGATTTCGGGTGGGCTATGCTATTGGAAATGCTGATTTGATTCGAGCCTTGCGCCAGGTGAAGGCTGCTGTCGATTTTAATCAATATCTTGGAATTTTGAATGGAGCAACGGCGGCTCTGACTGGACCTCAAACCCATGTGACGATGGCAGTTGAAACCTTTCGGCAGCGTCGCGATGCGTTTGTACAAGCCATGCATCGAATTGGGTGGACAGTCCCTATTCCCACAGCCACGATGTACATTTGGGCAAAATTGCCAGAAGCTTGGGGAGAAGATTCGATCGGGTTCTGCACCCAGCTAGTAGAGGCTACTGGCGTTGCCATTTCGCCTGGAGCCGGATTTGGTAAATCTGGCGAGGGATATGTTCGCTTTGCTCTGGTCCACGAACCAGCCGTGTTGGAAACCGCCATCGATCGCATTCACCAGTTTTTGCAGTGA